A genome region from Conger conger chromosome 16, fConCon1.1, whole genome shotgun sequence includes the following:
- the LOC133113968 gene encoding NADPH oxidase organizer 1-like produces the protein MSDQRYPVIIRLIGVMHKTKSKMFMTSVLWSDDSDIIVYRSFQDFKKLHKQLKKRFPTERTIGKSERMIPKFRAVTVQKKKKGPSKSMVRLNFLEKYFSQLLKCEPRVTQCTEISQFFHPTPQDLQPDIGKDSIVVMPSEDLRDGGDHPGNGVGNVSQPFVTETYRCVAPYETKDTKNRPFKVALNETVDVLIKDKAGWWLVENENKCMAWFPAPYLEKCEGEDEEGEEDERSVTPEEGMLYHAVKNFKATKADEASVSIGTVVEVLQKSDNGWWLIRCKGKVGYVPSMYLRPYSNPVRFAAMQNQRRGSNLNQALQVPGAAAPLSSHGRKLSRSHGNLLSPGDYQPGGMRESLSLEQLADPHPRPHSTQPPRLRDSLSLERLADPHPRPHSAQPTIRVEPPEEQQQEGRLGDRQSSLSSEWSSEGSSELSFSDDSSAPDVHSVSLPVSSWQARRPLTPQLAVAPDDRLTSSRSDPDLFKSASTPKVPPRPHAQEILSRCTTITRRAAQSPSRTRIPLSLIPQSR, from the exons ATGAGCGACCAACGATATCCAGTCATTATCAGGCTCATTGGAGTGATGCACAAAACAAAGAGCAAA atgTTTATGACGTCCGTGCTGTGGTCAGACGACAGTGACATCATTGTTTACAGATCGTTCCAAGATTTCAAGAAACTGCAC aaacagctgaaaaaaaGATTCCCAACTGAAAGAACAATTGGCAAATCCGAGAGAATGATCCCCAAATTCAGAG CCGTCACagtacagaagaaaaaaaaagggcccaGCAAATCGATGGTTCGCCTGAATTTTTTGGAAAAGTACTTCAGCCAGCTGTTAAAATGCGAACCCCGGGTTACCCAGTGCACAGAGATCTCCCAGTTCTTCCACCCAACACCCCAGGATTTGCAGCCAGATATCGGGAAGGACAG CATTGTGGTCATGCCGTCAGAAGACCTCAGAGATGGCGGAGACCACCCGGGCAATGGCGTGGGCAATGTGAGCCAACCCTTTGTGACTGAAACCTACCGATGTGTAGCCCCCTACGAGACCAAGGACACAAAGAATCGACCCTTTAAGGTTGCCCTAAACGAGACGGTGGATGTGCTCATCAAAGACAAAGCTG GCTGGTGGCTGGTGGAAAATGAGAACAAATGCATGGCCTGGTTCCCTGCACCCTACCTGGAGAAGTGCGAGGGCGAGGATGAGGAAGGCGAGGAAGATGAGCGCAGTGTGACACCAGAGGAAG GCATGCTGTACCATGCGGTGAAGAACTTCAAAGCCACCAAAGCGGATGAGGCCTCGGTGAGCATCGGCACTGTGGTGGAGGTGCTGCAGAAGTCGGACAACGGCTGGTGGCTCATCCG GTGTAAGGGAAAGGTGGGGTACGTGCCCTCCATGTACCTGCGGCCCTACTCCAACCCGGTGCGCTTCGCAGCCATGCAGAACCAGAGGAGGGGCTCCAACCTCAACCAGGCACTGCAGGTGCCGGGAGCCGCGGCGCCGCTCTCCAGCCACGGCAGGAAGCTCAGCCGCTCCCACGGCAACCTGCTGTCGCCCGGCGACTACCAGCCCGGCGGCATGCGCGAGTCCCTGTCCCTGGAGCAGCTGGccgacccccacccccgcccgcACTCCACCCAGCCCCCCCGCCTGCGCGACTCCCTGTCCCTGGAGCGGCTGGCCGACCCCCACCCCCGGCCGCACTCGGCCCAGCCCACGATCCGGGTGGAGCCCCccgaggagcagcagcaggagggcAGGCTGGGGGACAGGCAGAGCAGCCTGAGCAGCGAGTGGAGCAGCGAGGGCAGCAGCGAGCTGAGCTTCAGCGACGACTCGTCCGCCCCCGACGTGCACAGCGTCAGCCTGCCCGTGTCCTCCTGGCAGGCGCGCCGACCCTTGACCCCGCAGCTCGCCGTCGCCCCCGACGACCGCCTGACCTCCAGCAGGTCTGACCCGGACCTCTTCAAAAGCGCCAGCACCCCCAAGGTGCCCCCGCGGCCTCACGCCCAGGAGATCCTCAGCCGCTGCACCACCATCACCCGCAGGGCGGCGCAGAGCCCCTCCAGGACCCGCATCCCCCTCAGCCTCATACCCCAGTCCCGCTAG